The Rhopalosiphum maidis isolate BTI-1 chromosome 2, ASM367621v3, whole genome shotgun sequence genome segment GCCACttcatattgtaaataattttaattaaaaggaTGTCAGCACACCATTTTTTTCTCTCTGCAACCTACGCGCAACATAGAAAATCGACGTTCAACTAAATCTACCttgtagtattaattattagcacTAGTATTAAAGTGAAATGACTTATTATCaagcttaaaattaagaacttgatctgtgttttaatattgaaattttatgatatttcaattttaaagcaagatatgaacatttttaaatccatGAAATTATGCACATTCCTACACATAACTTCATAAAAAATCCAATGTAAAAAGTAAGAATATGgattatgtttttaactttaaattttacgataggtttattcattattactaCAGCTAGCTAACATTATAAGATTAGTTTTGTTGAAAGATTaaacgcaaatttgctatgttgcgcATGGGTCAGAGAAAGAATTAAGAAACACATAATGCGCTGACATTCTCCTtggtaacaataacaataattatatccattaaaaataaattaataattatattgtatattttagttaaatttctgAATCTCACTTATAAATTACTTCTTAATTCGACAAAATTTTAGttcatatagttataaaaattgcaaaGGTATCTATgtcttaaaactaaaatattcgtttatatttttaaaagccacaaaatatttttgaagtaatacaattaattccGCTTTTTTCTTTTCAGTCAAATTAActtgtttacaataataataatattttggaatatcttttttttgtacaataaactaataaacataaataactgtatgtctgtatacataggtatactacttttatgtttaaaaattataaatataatttaatacacatataacttatatttaaatataatagctattacatagttaaactataatataataaacaatagcattttattaaatgcatcaaatattaaactcaaaaaatttcataaaataataaaaacaataattttacaaactaaagagatcaaaattcaaaactaatattaacaaaataaatattttacaaacaaatcattttaattatctactcaaataaataaaatttatatttaatattaactaatgaaCATATAATTGAGCACAagcaattttcataattataactatatactatagttataattattaatttatttttcatttaaaacaataggtATGTTATGAAACTccgcagaaaaaaaaacatgttttaatattatgtgcaacaggtattagtatatatgtattagtgAGCACATAAACGTATCCCTCGAATTGCtattacagtataaaatttaagtatcacAATAATAGTTCTTAGCGCCTAATGGCTCCGGTCACCAAACTAAAGGCCTATAGTGGCCTCCAAGCCTGCAAGGCTAGGTAAATCACCACAAAGGTTCTTCAAAATCGAGGAAATACTGGTAAGTGTACATCTAATAGGTATAACCTTGCTAATTTAAGTATGACAAATAATCAATTCCTATGTTTGCTCACTCTAGTCGGAACACTACAGTAAGTATTTACTAAATCATTTCATGaacataataagtttataaaagtttattaatattaaatacccaataaataataaaatttggtaGGTATTTTCtatgttcaaataaaaatacttaactaatggaaaatgttaaatatgtatggcattagtttcatttttttttatcacatcaTTATCATCAACATTCAAATATAAGCACGAAGTAACAGATTTTGTATTAGAAGGTTGACATTTTACTGGGAGAACagttaaattttctaattctTGAGCTGTAGATTGATTAACAATAGCAGTGCTTATACATGATACAGTTGATTCTGATGCAACATTAGAAAATGGAGAAGCGTGTCTTACACGATTTTTATGTCTTTCGTTCACATTGATGTTTCGTAATTTCTTACAACAACGATATGGATATGGACCATGATCATAATCTGAACCAAATACTGATAAAAGTGATACTAGAAAAAAAGTTGAGTAGAACCaactaataaacattattatgatcAAAAATATGCCTAGTTGAGTATACGGTAAAACATCTGAAGGCAACATGAATGCTCCACTAGCGCCAGTTGTGATTGCACCCATTAATGATGGACAAGCCATTAAAGACAATGCTTTTGAAATAGCTGTTGCTCTAGGTGAGTCTTCACAAGCCAACTGATACTCAATAGTATAATGCAAACTAAAATCTACAGATAAACCAATAGCTACAGAAGTAGCAATTGATTCTAAGACATTAAGATGCCAGCCCATCAAAACCAACACAGCAATTGTAGtgcatatgataaaaaatatagagagCACTGTAATTATAGTTAGTGAAATACTTGTAGTTACAAAGAACATTATGGTAAAAGCAAGAAAAAGTGCAATAAAAGCTGACATTATAGTGTCTTCAATTAATGTCTTTTGAAGATCATAGAAACCAAGATGACTGTAAAACCAACCATTTCTGAGGCCCGGCGGAGCAGTTTCCATCATTTTAGATGACCATGACTCAACCTAAATTATAGACaattcataacataataaacaaaaaatcattgtttgtaaataatttaatgaagtaaaaatataattacttgttTGTAAAAGAGTTCCATATCAGTATAAgatgtagtaaaaataaaattactttctaGTTCTACAACAACAGCTTTTATGATTGGCATGAGTGTTTGGTTTTCTGGATGAAATAATGGATTTGAAAACTTAGGTCCAGCTGCAGAAGGAACAAATATGGAAACTggtgtattatacacaatgtaCATGGCTTTCATAATAcagaaatgaaatatatttctcgGGTATGGAAACTCAAAAGAATTACAACATGGCCATCGATCTTTTTCGAGATTATTTACACAAGCATGGCCCATCCAATTCACAAAAGTTTccataaaacaatttgtcaATTGTGGTCCACCAACAGCTCGATAGAAGGGCTGTAAGCGTAAATTTGCACAAAACTGCAATAGCCAACTTTGCGACTTTGGATGCGCTATATCAAAGTTTGGATCATATACTAAATTTCCGTGATCTTCTGGATCCAAATGATTACCTGTATCATTGGGAAACAAACCCCAGACAAAGCGTAGAGGAACACGATTTTCTGGATTATTAtcaatctataaaattaaaattaaattatattataaatttattcacattttaaataaaaattgtagtattataatgaCTTACCCTTAAAATTCTTTCAAACCAGAATTGGTTTTTATATACCAAATCATATTGTTCGAATGGATGAGACTCTCGAAACAACTGAAACTCTACAGATTCTGGTAATTTCATACCTGGCCATAtccatattatagttatacttaaaatacccaggataaaaaaaaatattatccacaCCCATCGAAAGcgaaacacaatttttaataaccatgCATTAAAAGAAGTTTGAATTCCACGTAACATTTGCTCCAttgaaagtaatttattaactgaTCCGACTTCaaacaacacaatattatgccTGTGCTTTGAGCTTAAAAGTACGATACAGGATGGCAATAAACTTACAGTGATTAACAAATTCACAAAAACTGCCATAGctgaaaaaatactaattaaaaaaaaataataataattagaataataaatattgtaataaatatgattttaataaacatacctAAAACAACTAATTCCATTAATAGCACTGAGAAATGATGATGCAAAAGCACAAAATGTCGTTGTTGTGGATAATGATATAGAAAGTaatgaatgttttaatgtCTTAGAAATTACATCAACCAAAGAACCAGCCTGGTCATTGATCTTGATTACTTTCCAAACGTCACACATAATGAACGATGAATCTGCACTGACTCCAATTAACACAATTATGGCAAGAACATTCATgaatggaaaaaaatgtatttgaaacacaaatgtataaataaaataggaaaCGGATAAGGAAAATAGTATATTCAAGAAAGTCAcaatcgtaattattattgaccaagtataaaataatacacataacatAATGAAAAAGGTACTCAGgaaaattagatatatatcCCTGACAAGCTCAAGGTCAAATAGCTTTTCTTTAATacctaaaaatgataatataaatcttaaactcaatttattattaaaatttattttaagatatatttctTACCAAAATCAATTGCTGAAATGCTAACTAATGGTGTTGATAAATTAGCGTCTTTCATTGCTTCATAAACATGAACAACTGATCCTTTTCCAAATGGTAAAAACATCATTGAACTTGTCAAAACATTAGTTGGagcctaaaattatttaaataaaataataaaaaaaaatgtaatataagatataaaataataaaaaattgatttacatGTGGTGGCATAAAATTTACATCTAAGTGATaatgcattaaattataaacaccaCTAAATTGAACACATTGTCGTGGTATTGTTGGATGATCTGTTTGCCATTCAAACAACTTATTGTCATGATAAAAGTGAGCACAACCTTCAAGTATTGTCATTGTTGCATTAATATCTCTtggctaaataataatacataatataagtattttagatttaaaaacaaatagtttttattcaaattactgTAATTTCTGAACAAGACTTATGTTTTCTTAACAATGTAATGTAGTTAACCAAAGACCACGGAGGACAACACCCATTGTCTTGTACATCACAGACATCTTTATATGCTACCAAATTTTCTAAACGCTCCTGTATAAGACACATATCCTTGAtagatttatatgtaaaaatatgtccaCCATCACTAGATGTGAACACCACTCTAGCATGATCATACGCTGCAAAATCATatgaatttcaattattaaacataaaattattaatgtgacaatgaattttagattttgatacCTAAATTTTAGTctgacttaaaaataattaattttaaaattttttaatacaactttGTTAACTAAGAAAAttgttgaagaaaaaaatgatgataaaattaaaaactgaattACATAACCACATGAACtagataactatttttaataatctagtaatataatataattatgtttcaaaCTGGtattttacagttaatatttttcagtattcTGCTagttgtaggtataataatttttttatacattataattgtatttgagAGTTAcatcaaaacatttatattctgaatttcaaattttgctcaaacaaataaaattctataatataactcatttatgattattcctatgtttaaaattgtatcttgataattttatgattgagACTTCCAACctctataaacaatattttcacaaaCCAATCATGAGCACTTTCAAATCATATTGGgaccaaataaaatttttgaaacacTTCTGATCTCCAAAAAGTATTttccaaaattcaaaatatatcattgcCAAAACTTTCCTACTCTTATtcgaatacattatataagtacaatgctcagatttataaatttaaaaagtactaaaatatacgcgtatacatatatgcgttat includes the following:
- the LOC113552050 gene encoding protein dispatched isoform X2; translation: MIDWYVKLLVNHPRKVISTVVLLCSSTILIPYFIGRLPEFSHPELGFETRGTEIGNRQVTWDNLIKALEKGTELVDDISRIPTHILPKHYKDIDFRKNDVVVNFNLNSDVDSTSADIKKFLPQTSPLDDEVFEETEMMTQRNDKKRRKSRLDFFCSRPTYDHARVVFTSSDGGHIFTYKSIKDMCLIQERLENLVAYKDVCDVQDNGCCPPWSLVNYITLLRKHKSCSEITPRDINATMTILEGCAHFYHDNKLFEWQTDHPTIPRQCVQFSGVYNLMHYHLDVNFMPPHAPTNVLTSSMMFLPFGKGSVVHVYEAMKDANLSTPLVSISAIDFGIKEKLFDLELVRDIYLIFLSTFFIMLCVLFYTWSIIITIVTFLNILFSLSVSYFIYTFVFQIHFFPFMNVLAIIVLIGVSADSSFIMCDVWKVIKINDQAGSLVDVISKTLKHSLLSISLSTTTTFCAFASSFLSAINGISCFSIFSAMAVFVNLLITVSLLPSCIVLLSSKHRHNIVLFEVGSVNKLLSMEQMLRGIQTSFNAWLLKIVFRFRWVWIIFFFILGILSITIIWIWPGMKLPESVEFQLFRESHPFEQYDLVYKNQFWFERILRIDNNPENRVPLRFVWGLFPNDTGNHLDPEDHGNLVYDPNFDIAHPKSQSWLLQFCANLRLQPFYRAVGGPQLTNCFMETFVNWMGHACVNNLEKDRWPCCNSFEFPYPRNIFHFCIMKAMYIVYNTPVSIFVPSAAGPKFSNPLFHPENQTLMPIIKAVVVELESNFIFTTSYTDMELFYKQVESWSSKMMETAPPGLRNGWFYSHLGFYDLQKTLIEDTIMSAFIALFLAFTIMFFVTTSISLTIITVLSIFFIICTTIAVLVLMGWHLNVLESIATSVAIGLSVDFSLHYTIEYQLACEDSPRATAISKALSLMACPSLMGAITTGASGAFMLPSDVLPYTQLGIFLIIIMFISWFYSTFFLVSLLSVFGSDYDHGPYPYRCCKKLRNINVNERHKNRVRHASPFSNVASESTVSCISTAIVNQSTAQELENLTVLPVKCQPSNTKSVTSCLYLNVDDNDVIKKNETNAIHI
- the LOC113552050 gene encoding protein dispatched isoform X1 — protein: MIDWYVKLLVNHPRKVISTVVLLCSSTILIPYFIGRLPEFSHPELGFETRGTEIGNRQVTWDNLIKALEKGTELVDDISRIPTHILPKHYKDIDFRKNDVVVNFKNLNSDVDSTSADIKKFLPQTSPLDDEVFEETEMMTQRNDKKRRKSRLDFFCSRPTYDHARVVFTSSDGGHIFTYKSIKDMCLIQERLENLVAYKDVCDVQDNGCCPPWSLVNYITLLRKHKSCSEITPRDINATMTILEGCAHFYHDNKLFEWQTDHPTIPRQCVQFSGVYNLMHYHLDVNFMPPHAPTNVLTSSMMFLPFGKGSVVHVYEAMKDANLSTPLVSISAIDFGIKEKLFDLELVRDIYLIFLSTFFIMLCVLFYTWSIIITIVTFLNILFSLSVSYFIYTFVFQIHFFPFMNVLAIIVLIGVSADSSFIMCDVWKVIKINDQAGSLVDVISKTLKHSLLSISLSTTTTFCAFASSFLSAINGISCFSIFSAMAVFVNLLITVSLLPSCIVLLSSKHRHNIVLFEVGSVNKLLSMEQMLRGIQTSFNAWLLKIVFRFRWVWIIFFFILGILSITIIWIWPGMKLPESVEFQLFRESHPFEQYDLVYKNQFWFERILRIDNNPENRVPLRFVWGLFPNDTGNHLDPEDHGNLVYDPNFDIAHPKSQSWLLQFCANLRLQPFYRAVGGPQLTNCFMETFVNWMGHACVNNLEKDRWPCCNSFEFPYPRNIFHFCIMKAMYIVYNTPVSIFVPSAAGPKFSNPLFHPENQTLMPIIKAVVVELESNFIFTTSYTDMELFYKQVESWSSKMMETAPPGLRNGWFYSHLGFYDLQKTLIEDTIMSAFIALFLAFTIMFFVTTSISLTIITVLSIFFIICTTIAVLVLMGWHLNVLESIATSVAIGLSVDFSLHYTIEYQLACEDSPRATAISKALSLMACPSLMGAITTGASGAFMLPSDVLPYTQLGIFLIIIMFISWFYSTFFLVSLLSVFGSDYDHGPYPYRCCKKLRNINVNERHKNRVRHASPFSNVASESTVSCISTAIVNQSTAQELENLTVLPVKCQPSNTKSVTSCLYLNVDDNDVIKKNETNAIHI